A window of the Paenibacillus woosongensis genome harbors these coding sequences:
- a CDS encoding response regulator transcription factor yields the protein MVTHKIMIVDDDPHICEIVQAYCEREGFLSACSHNGEDAMKLLASFEPDLIVLDVMLANDNGIDWCRNARCYKNAPIVFLCSHEEDEVKISALSYGGDDYVTKPFSPGVLMAKIEAHLRRVSTGRREQLLELPGLTLDYNVQSVIMGRETIFLSKKEFGLLSYMAQNVDRVVSVDALFQLIWGMESLEDTRTVAVHISNLRKKIEADPAKPERIVTVRGTGYMLVAEGALQE from the coding sequence ATGGTTACACACAAAATTATGATCGTCGATGATGATCCCCATATCTGCGAAATTGTTCAGGCGTATTGTGAGCGGGAGGGCTTCCTATCCGCATGCAGTCATAACGGGGAAGATGCTATGAAGCTGCTTGCATCGTTCGAGCCTGATTTGATTGTACTGGATGTGATGCTGGCTAATGATAACGGGATAGATTGGTGCAGGAACGCACGCTGCTATAAGAATGCGCCGATCGTATTTCTGTGCAGTCATGAAGAGGATGAGGTCAAAATCAGCGCGTTATCCTATGGCGGGGACGATTATGTTACCAAGCCGTTCAGTCCAGGGGTGCTGATGGCCAAGATCGAGGCACATCTTCGCAGAGTGTCGACGGGCAGAAGGGAACAACTGCTGGAATTACCGGGATTGACGCTAGATTACAACGTACAGTCCGTCATCATGGGTAGGGAAACGATCTTTTTATCGAAAAAAGAGTTCGGTCTCCTGTCCTATATGGCACAAAACGTCGATCGTGTCGTCAGTGTCGATGCGTTGTTTCAGCTCATCTGGGGAATGGAGAGTTTGGAGGATACGAGAACGGTCGCTGTACACATCAGCAATTTACGCAAAAAAATCGAGGCTGATCCTGCTAAACCTGAGAGAATTGTTACGGTTCGAGGCACAGGCTATATGCTGGTTGCTGAGGGTGCGTTGCAAGAGTAA
- a CDS encoding 5-formyltetrahydrofolate cyclo-ligase, with protein MTDIPDLKHQLRCAMRERRSQIPEPLRQEQSLAASLLAEREVLGPLRHERNRPLTVFIYASFRDEPDTSELMNNCWRQGDRVLVPKVAGAGRFELYELKGAGELLPGAWGIPEPAEHTGIWPENRWSEIDLVVVPGLAYDRTGGRIGFGGGFYDRFMDALQRSEGGGAGAIIGALAFQEQILTDCIPMEPHDFRVDLLFTASGTIYIHESSENLCLRNPRKGN; from the coding sequence ATGACGGATATCCCAGATCTTAAACATCAATTGCGCTGTGCGATGAGAGAACGCCGGTCCCAAATTCCGGAACCATTGCGGCAAGAGCAGTCGCTGGCAGCCAGCTTGCTGGCGGAACGGGAAGTTCTGGGACCCTTGCGGCACGAACGGAACAGACCGCTTACAGTATTCATTTATGCTTCCTTTCGGGACGAGCCCGATACAAGCGAGTTGATGAACAACTGCTGGAGGCAGGGTGATCGCGTATTGGTTCCGAAGGTCGCCGGAGCTGGGCGGTTTGAGCTGTATGAATTGAAGGGAGCCGGCGAACTGCTGCCTGGTGCGTGGGGTATTCCCGAGCCAGCTGAGCATACGGGCATTTGGCCCGAGAACCGCTGGTCTGAAATCGACCTCGTTGTGGTTCCTGGCCTTGCCTATGACAGGACAGGAGGCCGGATCGGCTTCGGGGGAGGATTTTACGACCGTTTCATGGACGCTTTGCAGCGTTCAGAGGGCGGCGGGGCAGGCGCTATTATTGGAGCGCTCGCTTTTCAAGAGCAAATATTGACGGACTGTATTCCGATGGAGCCCCATGATTTTAGGGTGGATCTGCTGTTTACAGCCTCCGGTACGATATATATCCATGAAAGTAGTGAAAATTTATGTCTTCGGAATCCCAGGAAGGGAAATTGA
- a CDS encoding twin-arginine translocase TatA/TatE family subunit, translating into MSAGGLLLIIIAALLIFGPNKLPELGRVVGRTFKEFKDATQDIMEDRPQGDKSQPQELSTSVQESSKPDEKRLPE; encoded by the coding sequence ATGAGTGCAGGCGGATTGTTATTGATTATCATCGCAGCGCTATTAATATTCGGGCCGAATAAACTGCCAGAGCTTGGCCGTGTCGTAGGCCGCACCTTCAAAGAATTCAAGGATGCGACGCAGGATATTATGGAGGATCGGCCTCAAGGGGATAAGTCTCAGCCCCAGGAGCTCTCAACTTCTGTGCAAGAGTCGTCCAAACCAGACGAAAAACGGCTGCCGGAGTAA
- the groL gene encoding chaperonin GroEL (60 kDa chaperone family; promotes refolding of misfolded polypeptides especially under stressful conditions; forms two stacked rings of heptamers to form a barrel-shaped 14mer; ends can be capped by GroES; misfolded proteins enter the barrel where they are refolded when GroES binds) — protein MAKEIKFNEDARRAMLRGVDALANAVKVTLGPKGRNVVLEKKFGSPLITNDGVTIAKEIELEDAFENMGAQLVKEVATKTNDVAGDGTTTATVLAQALIREGLKNVTAGASPIGLRKGIDKAVRAAVEELQKISKSIEGKQSIAQVAAISAGDEEVGELIAEAMEKVGKDGVITVEESRGFLTELEVVEGMQFDRGYISPYMITDTDKMEAVLDNPYILITDKKISSTQEILPILEKIVQQSRPLLIIAEDIEGEAQAMLIVNKLRGTFNAVAVKAPGFGDRREAMLQDIAALTGGQVITEKLGLDLKSTSVEQLGNARQVIVTKENTTIVDGSGDKADITARVNQIRTQLEETTSEFDKEKLQERLAKLAGGVAVVKVGAATETELKERKLRIEDALNATRAAVEEGIVSGGGVALVNVYNAVAALDVEGDEKTGVNIVLRALEEPIRTISANAGEEGSVIVERLKKEQAGIGFNAATGEWVNMIEAGIVDPAKVTRSALQHAASVAGLFLTTEVVIADKPEPEKPAMPDMGGMGGMM, from the coding sequence ATGGCAAAAGAGATTAAATTCAATGAAGACGCTCGCCGTGCGATGCTGCGCGGGGTAGATGCTTTGGCAAATGCGGTAAAAGTGACTCTTGGACCAAAAGGCCGCAACGTGGTATTGGAGAAAAAATTCGGCAGCCCGCTAATTACGAATGACGGGGTAACCATCGCTAAGGAAATCGAGCTGGAAGATGCATTCGAGAACATGGGTGCCCAACTGGTTAAAGAAGTAGCTACGAAAACTAACGATGTAGCTGGTGACGGTACGACTACTGCAACGGTATTGGCTCAAGCGTTGATCCGCGAAGGCTTGAAGAACGTTACGGCAGGTGCTAGCCCAATCGGTCTGCGTAAAGGGATCGACAAGGCGGTTCGCGCTGCGGTAGAAGAGCTGCAGAAAATTTCCAAATCGATCGAGGGCAAGCAATCCATCGCTCAAGTTGCGGCAATTTCCGCTGGCGACGAAGAAGTGGGCGAACTGATCGCTGAAGCAATGGAGAAAGTCGGCAAAGACGGCGTAATCACCGTTGAAGAATCCCGCGGCTTCTTGACTGAGCTTGAGGTTGTAGAAGGAATGCAGTTCGACCGCGGTTACATTTCCCCGTACATGATTACGGACACAGACAAGATGGAAGCAGTTCTGGATAACCCGTACATCTTGATTACAGATAAGAAAATCAGCAGCACGCAAGAAATTCTGCCAATCCTGGAGAAAATCGTACAGCAAAGCAGACCGCTTTTGATCATTGCTGAAGATATCGAAGGCGAAGCGCAAGCAATGCTGATCGTGAACAAGCTGCGCGGTACGTTCAACGCTGTTGCGGTGAAAGCACCAGGCTTTGGCGACCGTCGCGAAGCCATGCTGCAGGATATCGCTGCGTTGACTGGCGGACAAGTGATTACCGAGAAGCTCGGATTGGATCTGAAGAGCACCAGCGTAGAGCAACTGGGTAACGCTCGCCAAGTTATCGTTACGAAAGAGAACACAACCATCGTTGACGGAAGCGGAGACAAAGCTGACATTACAGCTCGCGTGAACCAAATCCGTACGCAATTGGAAGAAACTACTTCCGAATTCGATAAAGAGAAGCTGCAAGAGCGCCTGGCTAAGCTGGCTGGCGGCGTAGCCGTAGTTAAAGTTGGTGCAGCTACCGAGACCGAACTGAAAGAGCGCAAGCTGCGCATCGAAGACGCATTGAACGCTACTCGTGCGGCTGTTGAAGAAGGTATCGTATCCGGCGGCGGCGTAGCCCTCGTGAACGTATACAATGCTGTAGCTGCGCTTGATGTGGAAGGCGACGAGAAAACGGGCGTGAACATCGTATTGCGTGCTCTGGAAGAGCCCATCCGTACAATTTCCGCGAACGCAGGCGAAGAAGGCTCCGTTATCGTTGAGCGCCTGAAGAAAGAGCAAGCAGGTATCGGCTTCAACGCGGCTACCGGCGAATGGGTGAACATGATCGAAGCAGGTATCGTTGACCCTGCCAAGGTTACTCGTTCTGCGCTGCAACACGCTGCATCCGTAGCTGGATTGTTCCTGACTACTGAAGTGGTTATCGCAGACAAACCAGAACCAGAAAAACCAGCTATGCCAGACATGGGCGGCATGGGCGGCATGATGTAA
- the groES gene encoding co-chaperone GroES, whose translation MIKPLGERVLVEPIEQEETTAFGIVLPDTAKEKPQEGKIVAVGSGALKDGVRVPLEVKEGDRVLFSKYAGTEIKYEGKEYLIMKESDIHAIVG comes from the coding sequence ATGATCAAACCTTTAGGTGAACGCGTACTGGTAGAACCGATTGAGCAAGAAGAAACGACTGCATTTGGCATCGTCCTGCCAGATACGGCGAAGGAGAAGCCGCAAGAAGGTAAAATCGTTGCCGTGGGCAGCGGAGCACTGAAGGACGGGGTGCGTGTTCCATTGGAAGTGAAGGAAGGCGACCGCGTACTGTTCTCCAAATATGCGGGAACGGAAATCAAATACGAAGGCAAAGAATACTTAATTATGAAGGAAAGCGACATCCACGCGATCGTGGGTTAA
- a CDS encoding MogA/MoaB family molybdenum cofactor biosynthesis protein: MVWKTAILTASDKGSRGEREDTSAQVIRELVEEELGGEIIEYRIVPDEPDEIIAALIEMTDYFQADLVLTTGGTELAIRDVTPEATRRVIEREVPGMAEAMRYSVMQKNPAGMLFRGIVGIRGRTLIVNLPGTPKGVHENLAAIMDQLPEALLMVTGQFRL; encoded by the coding sequence ATGGTTTGGAAAACGGCGATCCTGACGGCAAGCGATAAAGGCTCCCGGGGAGAGCGCGAGGATACGAGTGCCCAGGTTATCCGGGAACTTGTAGAGGAAGAGCTCGGCGGAGAAATTATAGAATACCGCATCGTTCCTGATGAACCGGATGAAATTATCGCGGCTTTAATTGAAATGACAGATTATTTTCAGGCAGATTTAGTGCTTACTACCGGAGGTACGGAGCTGGCTATCCGGGACGTGACCCCAGAGGCGACGCGGCGAGTGATTGAACGCGAAGTGCCAGGGATGGCGGAAGCGATGCGCTATTCGGTCATGCAGAAGAATCCTGCAGGCATGCTGTTTCGCGGGATCGTCGGCATTCGCGGCCGGACGCTGATCGTGAACCTGCCGGGCACGCCAAAAGGAGTTCACGAAAATTTGGCGGCCATTATGGATCAGCTGCCTGAGGCGCTGCTGATGGTTACGGGGCAATTTCGGCTATAG
- a CDS encoding endo-1,4-beta-xylanase produces MSSAMNRNEPKLKEVFADCFPIGAAVNPRTIQTQEELLAYHFNSITAENEMKFVSLQPEEGKFTFGDADAIVDFAKRYGMQVRGHTLVWHNQSTDWLFEDRAGGLVSKETLYARMKEHIHTVVGRYKEHIYAWDVVNEVIADEGQALLRESKWTEIAGIEFIAKAFELAHEADPNALLFYNDYNESNPLKREKIYRLVQLLVEQGAPIHGIGLQAHWNLYGPSLDDIRAAIEKYASLGLQLQLTELDVSMFVFDDKRTDLKEAPAELIELQAQRYEQMFKLLKEYKDVISAVTFWGAADDYTWLDNFPVHGRKNWPFLFDDRHQPKPAYYRVAEVAWLIERELQGR; encoded by the coding sequence ATGAGCAGCGCTATGAACCGAAACGAACCGAAGCTGAAGGAAGTTTTCGCGGACTGCTTCCCAATTGGGGCCGCTGTGAACCCGCGGACGATTCAAACGCAGGAGGAACTGCTCGCTTATCATTTCAACAGCATTACTGCGGAAAATGAGATGAAGTTTGTCAGTCTGCAGCCGGAGGAAGGGAAGTTCACGTTCGGGGATGCGGATGCTATCGTGGACTTCGCCAAACGATACGGCATGCAGGTCAGAGGGCATACGCTGGTCTGGCATAACCAGTCGACGGATTGGCTGTTCGAGGATCGGGCTGGAGGCCTGGTCAGCAAAGAGACGCTGTACGCGCGGATGAAGGAGCATATTCACACGGTGGTAGGGCGGTATAAAGAGCATATCTATGCCTGGGACGTGGTGAATGAGGTCATCGCTGACGAAGGGCAGGCGCTGCTCCGGGAATCGAAATGGACGGAAATCGCCGGAATTGAATTTATCGCCAAAGCGTTTGAGCTTGCGCATGAAGCCGATCCGAACGCCCTGTTATTTTACAATGACTACAATGAATCGAATCCGCTAAAAAGAGAAAAGATCTACAGGCTCGTCCAGCTTCTGGTGGAGCAGGGTGCCCCTATTCATGGCATCGGCCTGCAGGCCCACTGGAATCTGTACGGGCCATCGCTGGACGATATTCGCGCAGCGATCGAGAAGTACGCTTCACTCGGGCTTCAGCTGCAGTTAACCGAGCTTGACGTATCGATGTTCGTCTTCGACGACAAGCGAACGGATTTGAAGGAGGCGCCGGCCGAGCTCATCGAGCTTCAAGCGCAGCGGTATGAGCAGATGTTCAAACTGCTCAAGGAATACAAAGACGTAATCAGCGCGGTGACGTTCTGGGGAGCGGCCGACGATTATACGTGGCTTGACAATTTCCCGGTTCACGGGCGCAAAAATTGGCCGTTCCTATTCGATGACCGTCATCAGCCGAAGCCCGCTTATTATCGGGTGGCCGAGGTAGCCTGGCTCATAGAACGAGAACTTCAGGGTCGATAG
- the moaC gene encoding cyclic pyranopterin monophosphate synthase MoaC yields the protein MSSESQEGKLTHFNEQGRANMVDISGKQATARTAVAVSTITMHPDTLRAIKEGQVGKGDVLAVAQIAGIQGAKRTSDWIPMCHPLPLTGVNLIFTDNGHNELYIEATVKTEGKTGVEMEALTAVSAAALTVYDMCKALQKDMVIGPTLLRSKTGGKSGNYLSGF from the coding sequence ATGTCTTCGGAATCCCAGGAAGGGAAATTGACTCATTTTAATGAACAGGGCAGAGCAAATATGGTCGATATTTCAGGGAAGCAGGCAACAGCCCGGACTGCGGTGGCCGTATCGACAATTACGATGCATCCGGACACGCTTCGCGCCATCAAGGAAGGCCAGGTTGGCAAAGGGGACGTGCTTGCCGTGGCGCAAATTGCCGGAATTCAGGGAGCTAAGAGGACCTCTGACTGGATTCCCATGTGCCACCCATTGCCATTAACCGGAGTTAACCTCATTTTTACAGATAACGGGCATAACGAGCTGTATATTGAGGCAACTGTGAAAACAGAAGGCAAAACGGGCGTGGAAATGGAGGCGCTCACCGCTGTTTCAGCCGCGGCGTTAACGGTGTACGACATGTGCAAAGCGCTGCAAAAGGATATGGTTATCGGCCCGACCCTGCTCCGCAGCAAGACGGGCGGAAAAAGCGGAAACTATCTATCTGGGTTTTAA
- the cysK gene encoding cysteine synthase A has translation MTRKVVNNISELVGDTPAVKLNRLVSVQDAEVYVKLEYFNPSGSVKDRAASHMIREAEKAGKLKPGATIIEPTSGNTGIGLAMNAAAKGYRTILVMPDNMTKERINILKAYGAQVVLTPAAKRMPGAIEKAKQLLAETPGSFMPQQFQNEANPKIHRLTTGPEIVEQMDGRLDVFVATSGTGGTITGTGEYLREHIPGIRIAVVEPMGSPVLSGGEPGPHKLVGTSPGFVPPILNTGVYDEIVQVSDEDALETTRRLAALEGILVGPSAGASVWTAIQFAHQLGAGKRILCIAPDTGERYLSMDIFN, from the coding sequence ATGACCCGCAAAGTCGTTAACAACATCTCCGAGCTCGTCGGAGACACTCCAGCCGTGAAGCTGAACCGTCTGGTCAGCGTGCAGGACGCTGAGGTCTATGTCAAGCTGGAATATTTCAACCCGAGCGGCAGCGTCAAGGACCGCGCGGCTTCCCATATGATCCGCGAAGCGGAAAAAGCCGGCAAGTTGAAGCCGGGGGCAACCATCATCGAGCCGACCAGCGGCAACACCGGCATCGGACTGGCGATGAACGCCGCAGCCAAAGGCTACAGGACGATCCTTGTCATGCCCGATAATATGACTAAAGAGCGCATTAACATTTTGAAGGCTTATGGCGCGCAGGTAGTGCTCACGCCCGCAGCCAAACGGATGCCCGGGGCCATCGAAAAAGCGAAGCAGCTCCTTGCCGAAACCCCCGGCAGCTTCATGCCGCAGCAATTCCAGAACGAGGCGAATCCGAAAATCCACCGCCTGACCACCGGGCCTGAGATCGTGGAGCAAATGGATGGCAGGCTCGATGTTTTCGTCGCCACGTCCGGAACCGGCGGTACGATTACGGGAACTGGCGAATATTTGCGAGAGCATATTCCCGGCATCCGGATCGCCGTCGTTGAGCCAATGGGTTCGCCGGTGCTGTCCGGCGGAGAGCCGGGACCGCATAAGCTTGTCGGCACGAGTCCGGGTTTTGTCCCGCCTATTCTCAATACCGGCGTTTATGACGAGATCGTTCAGGTATCCGACGAGGATGCGCTGGAGACGACTCGCCGCCTGGCCGCCTTGGAAGGCATTCTGGTTGGCCCCTCTGCGGGAGCCTCCGTCTGGACGGCGATTCAGTTCGCACACCAGCTTGGAGCGGGCAAGCGCATATTATGTATTGCGCCGGATACGGGCGAACGATATTTAAGCATGGACATCTTCAATTAA
- a CDS encoding ABC-F family ATP-binding cassette domain-containing protein: MLLQATNITKRYGVTEILHGINLQVLERDRIGLVGVNGAGKSTLLQILAQELSYDEGQIYKAKETTIGYLAQNSGLQSELTIWEEMLNVFTSLLDAERELRSMEQEIAALAEHHDDDKAYEELLERYARKQDWFKDNGGYEIETRIRSVLHGMGFGSFPPDTLISTLSGGQRTRLALARILLQAPDLLMLDEPTNHLDIETLTWLEDYLRNYSGALLIVSHDRYFLDRLVTAIVEIERHQSKRYTGNYTRYIALKAAEYESQMKMYEKQQDEIARMETFIQRNIVRASTTKRAQSRRKALEKMDIMERPTGDLKRASFSFEAEYMTGKDVLQVDGLSYSFADDKHPLFRNVSFYLRRGETVALIGPNGIGKSTLLKILTGDLKASSGSLVWGSKVKIGYYDQEQTHLNATNTVLEEVWSAFPHMEEARIRTVLGNFLFSGDDVQKRIAALSGGEKARVALAKLMLQKANVLILDEPTNHLDLFSKEVLESALLDYDGTLLFISHDRYFLNKMAERIVELHPGGAHHFLGNYDDYLAKLQELAELADENATSQTPNPAPADDSSSGADAAAAKNGAATFEAEKQAKREERMRQRRLEQLEQSIAELEEQIAAIEAELTLPEVYQDYTAVQERQLLIDERKLQLTAAYEEWETLAEA; encoded by the coding sequence ATGCTACTTCAAGCGACTAATATTACGAAACGATATGGTGTTACCGAAATACTTCATGGCATTAACCTGCAGGTTTTAGAGCGGGACCGCATCGGCCTGGTTGGCGTCAACGGGGCCGGAAAATCGACGCTATTGCAAATATTGGCTCAGGAATTGTCATATGATGAAGGGCAGATTTATAAAGCGAAGGAAACCACGATCGGTTATCTCGCTCAAAATAGCGGGCTGCAGTCGGAGCTCACGATCTGGGAGGAAATGCTGAACGTCTTCACTTCCCTGCTGGATGCAGAGCGCGAGCTGCGCAGCATGGAGCAAGAAATCGCCGCGCTGGCCGAACATCATGACGATGACAAGGCCTACGAGGAATTACTGGAGCGGTACGCCCGAAAACAAGACTGGTTCAAGGATAATGGCGGTTACGAGATCGAAACTCGCATTCGCAGTGTGCTTCACGGCATGGGCTTCGGCAGCTTCCCGCCGGATACGCTCATTTCCACGCTGAGCGGGGGGCAGAGAACCCGTCTCGCTTTGGCCCGGATTTTGCTCCAGGCTCCCGATCTGCTCATGCTTGACGAACCAACGAACCACTTGGACATTGAGACGTTAACCTGGCTGGAGGATTACCTCCGCAACTATTCCGGGGCGCTGCTGATCGTGTCCCATGACCGTTATTTCCTCGATCGGCTCGTCACGGCCATCGTCGAAATCGAACGCCATCAATCGAAAAGATACACAGGCAATTACACGCGCTACATCGCACTGAAGGCGGCCGAATACGAAAGCCAGATGAAAATGTACGAGAAACAGCAGGACGAAATTGCCCGTATGGAAACCTTCATTCAGCGCAACATTGTCCGGGCTTCGACGACGAAACGGGCGCAAAGCCGCCGCAAAGCGCTGGAGAAGATGGACATCATGGAAAGGCCGACCGGGGATTTGAAGCGGGCGAGCTTTTCCTTTGAAGCAGAGTACATGACCGGCAAGGATGTGCTGCAGGTTGACGGCCTATCCTATTCCTTTGCCGACGATAAGCATCCGCTGTTTCGTAATGTATCTTTCTATTTGCGGCGCGGCGAGACTGTTGCCCTGATCGGACCGAACGGGATCGGCAAGTCGACCTTGCTCAAAATTTTAACCGGCGATCTGAAGGCTTCTTCCGGGTCGCTCGTGTGGGGCAGCAAAGTAAAAATCGGGTATTATGATCAGGAGCAGACCCACCTCAATGCCACAAATACCGTACTCGAGGAAGTGTGGAGCGCCTTTCCCCATATGGAGGAGGCAAGAATCCGCACGGTGCTGGGCAATTTTTTGTTCAGCGGCGATGACGTTCAGAAGAGAATAGCCGCGCTGAGCGGCGGCGAAAAAGCAAGGGTTGCGTTAGCCAAGCTGATGCTGCAAAAGGCCAACGTCCTCATTCTCGACGAGCCGACCAACCATCTTGATTTATTCAGCAAAGAGGTGCTTGAATCTGCTCTGCTCGATTACGACGGAACGCTGCTGTTCATTTCCCACGACCGTTATTTTCTTAATAAAATGGCGGAACGGATCGTCGAACTGCACCCTGGCGGGGCCCATCATTTCCTGGGGAATTATGACGACTATTTAGCGAAATTACAAGAGCTTGCGGAGCTGGCTGACGAAAACGCCACAAGCCAAACACCCAATCCCGCACCAGCGGACGACAGCTCCTCTGGAGCCGACGCTGCCGCGGCCAAAAATGGAGCGGCAACATTCGAGGCGGAGAAACAAGCAAAGCGCGAGGAACGCATGAGACAGCGCCGTCTGGAGCAGCTCGAACAGTCGATTGCCGAGCTGGAGGAGCAGATCGCGGCCATTGAAGCGGAATTAACTCTGCCCGAGGTTTATCAGGACTATACGGCCGTGCAAGAGCGGCAGCTTCTCATCGACGAGCGCAAGCTGCAATTGACAGCAGCCTATGAGGAATGGGAAACACTGGCTGAAGCTTAA
- the tatC gene encoding twin-arginine translocase subunit TatC: MAEETQQSVVEHLTELRRRLFWVLLVFVFVLVAAFFVVKPIYNYVTVNALSGVKINLNAFSFWDGVGVYMKIAMMVALGVTLPFTLYQIWAFVSPGLKPAERKATLKYIPYVFLCFLIGISFGYYVVFPLAMAFTGELNAELGLIETYGMADYFKFLFNIIIPISLLFELPIVILFLTQLRILTPRLLRKMRRVAYFALVVISVMITPADFLSAFLVLIPLIILYEISVLLSSRIHRKLMAADAEREAQYNS; this comes from the coding sequence ATGGCTGAAGAGACGCAGCAAAGTGTGGTCGAACATTTAACGGAACTTCGCCGCCGGTTATTTTGGGTACTGCTCGTATTTGTGTTCGTGCTGGTCGCGGCTTTCTTCGTAGTCAAACCAATATACAATTATGTCACGGTCAACGCCCTTTCAGGCGTGAAGATTAACCTGAATGCCTTCTCTTTCTGGGACGGCGTTGGCGTATATATGAAAATAGCAATGATGGTAGCGCTAGGCGTTACCCTGCCCTTCACGCTGTATCAAATATGGGCTTTCGTAAGTCCCGGACTCAAGCCTGCGGAACGGAAGGCTACGCTTAAATATATTCCTTACGTATTCCTGTGCTTCTTGATCGGGATTTCTTTCGGTTATTATGTCGTATTTCCGCTGGCCATGGCGTTTACCGGAGAGCTCAATGCGGAGCTTGGACTGATCGAAACCTATGGAATGGCGGATTATTTCAAGTTTTTATTTAATATCATCATCCCGATATCGCTGCTATTTGAGCTGCCGATCGTTATATTGTTTCTCACTCAGCTGCGGATTCTGACCCCAAGGCTCCTGCGGAAAATGAGAAGGGTGGCGTATTTTGCCCTTGTAGTGATTTCCGTAATGATTACGCCTGCGGATTTTCTTTCCGCGTTTCTGGTGCTGATTCCGCTCATTATTCTGTATGAAATCAGCGTGCTCCTATCCTCGCGTATTCATCGCAAGCTGATGGCGGCGGATGCCGAGCGGGAAGCCCAATATAATTCATAG
- a CDS encoding rhodanese-like domain-containing protein, protein MSEVIQGVSHIDTKELSDILQDPGNRTIIIDVREPEEYIQAHIPGVPLIPMGEIIGYMDDLDPEREYVFICRSGQRSFNVAKYFQQNGFDAVHNYAGGMLDWDGEMATGLENVIEHPLDPKKLER, encoded by the coding sequence ATGAGCGAAGTCATTCAGGGAGTATCCCATATCGACACGAAAGAACTGAGCGATATACTGCAGGATCCCGGCAACCGAACTATTATAATCGACGTGAGAGAACCGGAGGAGTACATTCAGGCCCATATTCCAGGCGTACCGCTCATTCCTATGGGGGAGATTATCGGCTATATGGACGATTTGGACCCGGAGCGGGAATACGTATTCATATGTCGGAGCGGGCAGCGGAGCTTTAATGTAGCTAAGTATTTCCAGCAGAATGGATTCGACGCAGTGCATAATTATGCCGGAGGCATGCTTGATTGGGACGGAGAAATGGCCACGGGCCTAGAGAACGTCATTGAGCATCCTTTGGATCCCAAGAAGCTGGAAAGATAA